From the Dysgonomonadaceae bacterium PH5-43 genome, the window TTCACCCTGTATCAAAAAATGACATAACTATCACAGCCCCTACCCCTAACGATAAACTATGGAAAGAGTTTGAAACAAAAATAGAACAACAAAATAAATATTAAGCTATGGAAATTACATCAATCCATTGGTTCTCCTTTATAGTATTCGTAGTAATTATGCTACTATTAGACTTAGGGGTATTTCACAAAAAAGACAGCGTAGTAAGCATAAAGTCAGCTATTTGCTGGAGTATATTTTGGATATCCTTAGCTTTATTATTTAATACTGGTATATATTTCTTCTTAGATAAAACTAAAGCATTAGAGTTTTTTACAGCTTACGTTCTTGAAAAATCTTTAAGCGTTGATAATCTATTTGTATTTATACTCATTTTCGGATATTTCAAAATAGCACCTCAATTTCAACACAAGATACTCTTCTGGGGCATATTAGGAGCCTTAGTAATGCGTGCATTATTTATATTTGCAGGCGTAGCTCTAATTAGCCACTTTAGTTGGATAATGTATATTTTTGGAGTTTTTCTTATTTATTCAGGAATACACATACTCACAAACAAACAAGATAACGAAGATTTCGACCCTAACAAGAATATTGTTATCAGAGTTCTAAGGAAGATTATGCCCGTTACCGACAATAACTCTGAAAATAAATTCTTCATAAAGAAAGACCATACCCTATACGCAACAACGTTTTTCATAGCACTTATATTTATAGAAGCCTCCGACCTTGTGTTTGCCGTCGATTCTATACCTGCTGTTCTGTCGGTATCTAAAGATACATTTATAGTATTCACCTCTAACATATTTGCAATATTAGGATTACGTTCTCTTTATTTTGCCCTAAACGGCATTATGGACTATTTCTATTATCTTAAATATGCACTTGCGGGCATTTTATCTTTTATAGGTATAAAAATGTGCGTTAATGAATTATGCCACACCTTAGATTACAACTTTCACATTAGCAACTTTGTATCACTCGGCATTATACTTTCGTTACTAACCATATCCATTGTGTTTTCTATTATCAAAAAGAAGAAAACAGTATCCTAAAAGAATATTATGTTCTTGTTGAAAGGTTCGTTTGTTTTTCTTAATTTTGCATTAAAATAGAAATCAAATGAAAGAAGAAATAATCTACTCTAATTACACTATAGATTTTGCTCGAGTAGCTTTAGAATTTTGTGTGTTCGTTGAAAAAGTAAAAGAATCAGACAAGCAAACTTTTGTAGATAATATGACTAAGGTTTTGCCTTTGTTATACCTTAAAGTTTCTATCATTCCTAATATTACTAATAATTACGAGTCGGAACTAAACTCTAAAGTAGATGAAGTACTTTACCAACAAGTATTAGACAATGTTGGCGAACTATTAGGTGAAGATGATTTATATTTAGAAACATTTCACCCCGACATAAAACTCAGCGACTCTCCTGTAGCCGTAAAAATATCTGAAGATTTAGCTGACATCTATCAAGACTTAGGGAACTTTATTGCAATATTCAAAAACGGACATAAAGAAACTATGAACGATTCTCTTATATTATGCATTGAGAACTTTAAGAAGTTTTGGGGACAACGCTTAGTTAATGCCCTAAGAGCTTTACACTTTATTAAATACAAAACTACCATAGAAGAATAATTTTGGAAAGAACAATAACTAAAGAAGAACTAAATAAATTCACGATAGAAGAGTTTAACGGTACAATAACCGAAGTCGACACTATTAATAGCGCAGAGAAAGCAATAGATTATCTGTATCAATTCAAATGTTTAGGATTTGACACTGAAACTCGCCCATCTTTCAAGAAAGGAAAAGTTAATGGAGTGGCTCTAATTCAATTAGCAACCGAAAACACTTGTATTTTATTTAGATTAAACAAAATAGGATTCATTCCTGGTTTGGAAAAATTATTATCAGACCCGAATATTACCAAAGTAGGACTATCGTTACGCGATGACTTTCACACATTAAGAAGAACCGTCAATTTTGAACCTCAAGGTTTTATAGATTTACAAAGTATCGCTAAAGAATACAACATTGCAGACACTAGCCTACAGAAGATATACGCAATCTTATTCAATAAAAAGATTTCTAAAAATCAAAGACTCAGCAATTGGGAAGCCGACGTTCTTACAGAGCCCCAAAAAGCTTACGCCGCATTAGATGCTTGGGCTTGTCTTAAGATATACAATGAATTGAACTCACAAAACAAGGAGAAAAAGCACGAAAACAATTAAAGATTGTTAATTCTGAAAGAAAACTGCTATAAAAATATGTTTTATAACATAAAATGCTTTATCTTTGCACTGTGTTTTTCATGGTATTAGATTTAAGGTTAACAATGAAGATTGGTTGTCGCGAGGACAACCTTTTCTTTTTTAAATAAATTCATTAAAAAAGTACAGTTCTAAGCTTTATTATAAAACAACAAAAGGCTGCCCTACTCAGACAGCCTTTTGTGTTTTTTTACCTACAAAGTCAACTATAACAATTCTCGAATATCAAAAAATAAATCCTCAATATTATCAATCGTAGCCTTCTGTATCTTTTTTATAGGCTCTTCAACCGACACCTCTTTATATTTCTTGTCAATCAAAACAGACTCAGCCGAATACACACCTATATTATCTGGATTTGATTGCATTTCAGCAGGCTCTACATAACTTATGTTATTAACCGAAACAAAACACTTATTAGTCTTAAATTCTAAAACTAATGTATATCGCATATTAAGAACAAACTGCGACCAGTTCCTTTTTTCTATTTCAAGTCGCTCCATCACTCTACAAATAATTCTATTTTCAACCGTATCTATATTCACTACAAGTCCTCTATTAGGCAGAAACGTTTCTTCAAGCCAACTAAGCACAGTTTCTTTCATCTCTACAGTTTTCAGAGCAGTAAGAATATCTTCAGAGAATACTATTTTCCCATTTTTCACAGGAACTTCGTCATAATTCTGAGCCGACACAAAAAGAGGAAATGCCAACAGCAGCAATAACATTATTTTTTTCTTCATGATAAAATATATTTCATTAATTCGGTTCAAAAGTAAGGCTTTTTTATTTAAAAAGCAACAGGCCGTATGCTCACGCACTCGACCTGTTTAATACTAAATTCAATTTATCTTGAAAAACATATCTATATCTTGTTTCAAGCAAGCGCAAAGGTAACCAATTAATATTTATTTTCAAATAAAACAAGTAAATATTACCTTCAAACCGCCATCAATATTTTTCTTTTCATAAAAAAACAGGCAAGTTATATATTCACATACCTAACTTGCCTAAATACTAAATTTAATTCATCTTGAAAAACATGTTATGAGTATAATTTTATTCTAAAATTATCTTTTTAATAGAAAAATATGTTTGTTGCTTGTCTCTGTGTTCTTTTCCTTTATTAAATATTAAGTAATAAAATATTCTACATACTTAATGCTTAACACTACAAAAGTATTAAATGTGATTTATCTATGCAAACTTTTAAGCAATTATTTTTAATTTATATCATTTTAATTACAAATACTACCAAATACAGAAATAAAGTAAGCATAACAAGCTCAAAACAGAGACAACCCACAACAAGTTATGACATATTTTAAAAGACAGCGAGCAGAATACATATCAGTATCCTGCTCGCCAAAAACTTCAATCAAATATTAATCACCAATCAAATAAACTTTCTTTCCTTTCTGTATATAAAATCCTTTTGTTGGATTTTTAACCGGGCGACCCAAAACATCATACATTGTATCATCGTTATTTTCTTCTACCATTACCGACTCGATATTAGTTATCACTTCATCATCTTCTAACATCTCGAATACCCAAATAGAAGCTCCCCAGTCGTAAGGCTTTAGAAGTACGTTAGTAAACGAATAAGAGTCTGGATTTGTATACCAACCATAAGCACAACCCGGCTCCATTATTACGATTCCCGTACCTCCCAAGTCTGTAGTAATCTGTTTAACCGTCCATTTGGCAATCCCGGTGTTTGCATAGTTTATCTTAACACCTTGATTAATTGCCGAACTCGAAACAAATGTAGCTTTTTCTGTTGCCTTATTATATATATACACGGTTCCATCTGTATTTTTCTTGAAATTCCAACGCAAATGGTCGTCTGTTTCAGCAAGACGTGCAGGCTCTACATCGCCTGTTTCTGTGTTTGCTTTAGCATAATACTTTGTAAAATAAGCACTGCGTATATAATAATAATTTTTTTCGCTTAGAACATCAAATACACTCGTACAAGGCATTGACAGATACTCGTTGTATATTGCTAAATATTCATTATAAGAATCTTCAGACACCAAAGCATTACCATTCAAAAATGATTTAAGAGGAGTAACCAATGTTGTTTCCAAAAAATCTAAAGCTGCTTGCGTTGGAGAACCTACAAGTCCAACTTCTGTTTTAACAATAATATTTTCGCTTTTTCTAAGCAAACCTTCAAGTTGAACTCTAAAATCTGTTACCTCAATTATATACCAAGTTCCAGGATAACAAAGTTTAGGATCGTCAATAGCCTTTACCAAACCAGAGCCATCGGCATACATTCTTTTTATGTAACCCATTGGAGTGCCGGAATAACCTTCCAATTCAGAAATAGTAACCGTGCCCGGAATATAAGTATAATTACCTGCCTGCAATGCCGCTTTATCAACTCTTACAACAGTTGCATTATTTGCATCTAACACAGCTTTATCGTTATACGTAGGCAAACTTACTCGTTTACCGCTCTTGTGATTTTTAATTACAAAACCTTCTCCATTAGGAACAAATTGCCAAAGCTCTTCCGGTTCCACCTGCGGAGTATAATGGAAAGAGATAGTATTATCTTTTTCATACATAGCAGAACCTGCATATCTTTGTCGGTAATACGTAGAAGCCGACACTATTTGATATATTTTACCAGCTTCCGGCATATTTATTTTTGCATATTTATAGTTATCCATAGCAGATGTTAGAGCTGTCAATAATGCATCATCATCTTTATTTGCTTTAAGATTATCGTAAGCAGCAACTAAAGCATCATAAATTTCTACAGAAGGATAACCAACCCCACCACGTATCGATGCTTCTATTATACTATTAGCTTCTGCCAATGCTGTTTCGCTTGCTGTTAAATCTTCGGGGTCAATGTAATGTTTTGCATAAACAAAATCAAGAGCATCAAATATTTCATCGTGAGTTTGTAGGCGTTCGTAGAAGCTACCCCAATTTTTCTGAGCTGTAGGCAACCAACCATTTTCTGCCAAAGCTAAAAGGCGAGGCAACAACTGATATTCTAATTGCGCTATAGAGCTTGTTGTTTCCGTCCACATATTACCTTGAATGCCCATACAATATTCTTCTCTTCCAGCAAGTGCACCAAAAGGATTAGCATTATAAACGCTCTGAACAGTTACAGTATAATCTGTTCCTCCTCCTTGGTAAGGCTCATTAACATCGGCTTTATCGCCTGTAACTTGCATTTTACTGAAATAAAGATTGGTGTAAGACGAATAAATAGTCTTAAAACCTTTATCGGCAGCAGCTCCACTCTTATCATTGGGAGTCCAAGCCATAATTACGGGGTTAATTTCGTTATCTGTTTTCCAAGATGATATAACCTCGTCCCAGACAATAATATCTTTATTGTATTCTTCTTTAACGTATTTACCTAATAATTCTACTAACCACGACTGAAGCTGATTAACCCCTGTAAGGTTTTCATCTTTTACTCTTTTCAAACAATCGGCATTAGTAGACCATTGCGTTGTAGGACATTCATCTCCTCCAAAATGTATATATTCGTAAGGGAAGACTTCGGCGATATGACCAAGCACTGTTTTAAGAAAATCTATTACTTTATCATCTCCCACATTAAGTACATCTTGAGATATTCCGTTATCTAAACGAACCGAATACTTTTTAGTAGGATCGCAACTAAACTCGGGATAAGCTGTAATAGCAGCCACCATATGCCCTGGGAAATCTACTTCTGGGATTATCTCAATATGACGAGCCTTTGCGTAAGCTACAATCTCGCGAAGATCATCTAAGCTATACCATAAACCTTCGCCATATTCCGTATCATCGAAAAACTTAGTAACTCCAGTACTAACCAAAGACCCCGAACGAACACTACCAACCTCTGTAAGTAAAGGATATTCAGGAATTTCAACTCTCCAACCTTGATCGTCGGTCAAGTGCCAATGCAATCTGTTTAGTTTATAAAGCGACATTATATCAAGAATTTTCTTCACCTCTTCTTTTCCAAAAAAGTAACGAGCCTCATCAAGCATATAACCTCTATAATCTAAATTAGGCTTATCGGTAATACTAAGACAAGGAAGCTTCCAATCATCAGAAGCTACCAAAGCTTGACCAAAAAACTCGCGAGGAAGTAACTGTTTCAAAGTCTGAACAGCATAAAAGAACCCCACTGGTTGAGATGCCTTTACAGTAACACCCTCTTCCGTTACATCTAAAGCATAACCGTTTTCATCAATCGCATTATCTAATATAAAAGAAATATTATCTTGTGCTGAAGTATCGGCAGCTTTTACTTCAAGATTCACACCCGAAGTTTTGTTTAATTGTTCAGCAAAACCCTCCAATAATGTTTTAGTCGTATCGTCTCCTGTAGGATAAGTTATTGCCTTTAAGCTATTAACAAGTATTGTTTTATTATCAGCAAGCACCAACGAGGCAGGATAAGGAATAACATTTACTGATGTTTCCACATCAACCTCAGTACCTTTAGCATCAAAACGAATAGCATTGTTCTTTCCTCCATTATTAACGTGAGAAACTATTTCGCCAGTTGCCTCGTCTTGATTAACGTGCCCATACATAGTATCTCCATTGTACACTCTTAACACTCCGTTACTACCGCCCGTTACTGCAGCTCCAGTGTAAGCTTCGAGCTTAAACTTAGTGTCGTTAGTATTATTTGCTACAGCAAAGAAACGTCCTTTACTATTTGGTCCGACATTAGGTGTAAACATAATTTGACGACCGTCAGTGTTTACAATCTTAAAAAAGCCATTGCCGGCATCAACGAACTTCCACAACTGTTTGTTTTTAATAGCTGTTCGGTAACTAACCATAGAACTCAAATGCGTACCTTCGTCATTTGCGGCAGTAATCACATAATTTCCATTAGCATTTGTTTGTGGATAGCGAATAAAGTAATAATACTCGTTATCTCCATCGCTTAAACTTGGCATTGTTTGTGCTTCTGCATATCCCAAAGAAAGGATAAAACACATAAATAGGAATGCAATCTTCTTCATAAAATTTCTTTTAAAATTAATTATGTTTGTTGTTATTAACATTATAAGGTGCTAATGTAGGCAAATATAGTTTGTCGACCAAATTTTATCTTAAAGAACTATTAAACACAAACTAAAAAGACCCTAAAAGCAATAATTAAACAGGAAATAACGCAATAGCAGACATTGATATAATTGTAAAAGAGCGTTAATTAACATTTGACAAACGCCTTATTATATTGTATCTTTGTGTAAGCACAAAATCACAAACCCGCTAAGAATCACTTCCTTAGCGGGTTTTTTGTACTATATTTCCTACACTCGCAATGAGTTTTGGTTATTATCTCGGTGTTTTACTACTAAAAAAACAGTGAGTTTTCTTAAGAAGACACTGTCTTACTTAGAAAACTCACTGAGTTGTAGGAAAAAATCCTTATTAAACTAAAAACCACACAGTTTACAATAAACAACACTCGGTTAAAGATTGTAAAACGAGGTTAAAGTTGATTAGCAATCACACTGAACCGAGATTAAATTTCTATCGCCATAAGCATTATCTAATCGTGCTACATTTATCCAGAACTTGTTTTCTTTAATCCATTCTAACGGGAATGCTGCTTTTTCTCTTGAGTAAGAGTGTTTCCATTCATCGTTACAAATTTCATATTGTGGGTGTGGAGCATTTTTAAGCACGTTATCATCTTTATCTGCAACACCCTTAGCCACATCTTCTATTTCGGCACGAATAGTTAACATTGTTTCTACAAATCTATCTAATTCTGCCAAGCTTTCACTTTCTGTAGGTTCAATCATTAATGTTCCATGCACAGGGAATGATAATGTGGGCGCGTGAAATCCAAAGTCAATCAAACGTTTTGCAATATCAGTTTCATCTATACCTGCATACGCTTTCATATTTCTGCATTCAAGAATAAGTTCGTGACCTACTCGAGATTGTGCTCCTCTATACACTATACCATAAGCCTCGTCTAACTTTGCAGCAAGATAATTTGCATTAAGAATTGCGTAAGTAGTTGCCTTCTTTAATCCTGCAGCTCCCATCATACGGATATAACCATACGTAATAGCCAAAATACCTGCACTTCCATAAGGAGCTGCAGAAACTGTATTCAAACAAGAATCGTCTTTTATTGGGTGAGAAGGCAAATAAGGAATTAAGTGTTTGGCAACACAAATAGGACCTTCGCCAGGACCTCCGCCACCGTGTGGACTTGCAAATGTTTTGTGTAAGTTTAAGTGACAAACATCGGCTCCTATATATCCCGGATTTGTTAATCCTACTTGAGCATTCATATTTGCGCCGTCCATATAAACCTGCGCTCCATAACTATGAATTACTTCACACATCTCAGCGATAGTAGTTTCAAAAATACCGTGTGTAGAAGGATAAGTAATCATAAATGCTGCTAAATCGTCTTTATATTGTTCAGCTTTAGCCTTTAAGTCGTCTAAATCGGTATTACCATTTTCATCAAACTTAACAGTTACAGTAGTAAATCCCGCCTGAATAGCAGAAGCTGGGTTGGTTCCGTGAGCCGAACCAGGTATTAAAACTATATTACGGTTACCTTTTCCGTTAGCTTTAAGATATTCACGAATAGTCATAAGCCCAGCATACTCACCTGCGGCTCCCGAATTAGGCTGAAAGCTTACACCTGGCAATCCTGTTATTACTCCAAGATACGATGCTAAGTTTTCTATTAACTCTTTATACCCTTCCGTTTGGTCGGCAGGAGCATAAGGGTGAATGTTAGTAAAGTGAGGATCATTAAGCGGAAGCATCTCCGACGCTGCATTCAACTTCATAGTACACGAGCCCAAAGAAATCATTGAATGAGTTAATGATATATCTTTCACTTCTAAACGTTTGATATATCTCATCAATTCAGTTTCGGTATGATAAGAGTTAAATACTTTGTGAGTTAAATAAGTAGAAGTTCTAAGAAATTTATTATCGAAATAAACCTTAGTAGGAATATCCTGACTTAATACCTCTTCTTTGTTTTGAGCAGTCGAAAATATATAAAGCAATACGCCTATATCTTCAGTCATAGTAGTTTCGTCGACACTAATACCAACAGTAGAGTCGTCGATATATCTTAAATTAACTTTACAATCTAAGGCTGTATCTCTAAGAGTATTTATATTAGCATTAGAAGGAAGTTTTATTATTAAAGTATCGAAGAAGTTTTCATTTGTTTGAGTATATCCCATCTCTGTAAGCTTAACAGAAAGGAAACCTGCAAGCGAATGAACTCTTTCAGCTATATCTTTCAATCCTTGCGCTCCGTGATATACGGCATAGAAAGAAGCCATAGTAGCAAGAAGAGCCTGAGCAGTACAAATATTAGAAGTTGCTTTTTCTCTCTTAATATGTTGTTCACGAGTTTGAAGAGCCATTCTTAAAGCTTTCTTACCATAAGCATCTTTTGAAATACCAATAATACGACCAGGTATAGCTCTTTTATAATCGTCTTTAGTAGCAAAATAAGCGGCAGAAGGACCGCCGAAATACATAGGAGTACCAAATCTCTGTGAAGTACCAAAAACAACATCAGCCCCCCACTCTCCCGGAGGAGTTAAAATACATAAGCTTAACAAGTCGGCTGCAACTGCAAGTTTAACTCCGTTTGCATTAGCTTTTTGTGCAAATTCTTTATAGTCTTCGATAGAACCATCAGCATTAGGGTATTGAACAATAGCAGCAAACTCATTACCTGTAAAAGCATAAGTTTTGTAATTGCCAATAACCATTTTAATACCTTGAGGCTGAGTGCGAGTATTAAGCACTGCCAATGTAGGAGCGAATACTTTCTCGTCTACAAACAAAACATTGGCTCCGTTTTTAGCCTGCTCTCTACTTCTACTCTGATAAAACATATTTGCAGCTTCGGCAGCAGCAGTAGCCTCATCAAGTAACGAACAGTTAGCTAAGGGTA encodes:
- a CDS encoding tellurite resistance protein TerC (product_source=KO:K05794; cog=COG0861; ko=KO:K05794; pfam=PF03741; tigrfam=TIGR03718; transmembrane_helix_parts=Outside_1_3,TMhelix_4_26,Inside_27_37,TMhelix_38_60,Outside_61_69,TMhelix_70_92,Inside_93_103,TMhelix_104_126,Outside_127_130,TMhelix_131_148,Inside_149_188,TMhelix_189_211,Outside_212_225,TMhelix_226_245,Inside_246_251,TMhelix_252_269,Outside_270_288,TMhelix_289_308,Inside_309_315), with translation MEITSIHWFSFIVFVVIMLLLDLGVFHKKDSVVSIKSAICWSIFWISLALLFNTGIYFFLDKTKALEFFTAYVLEKSLSVDNLFVFILIFGYFKIAPQFQHKILFWGILGALVMRALFIFAGVALISHFSWIMYIFGVFLIYSGIHILTNKQDNEDFDPNKNIVIRVLRKIMPVTDNNSENKFFIKKDHTLYATTFFIALIFIEASDLVFAVDSIPAVLSVSKDTFIVFTSNIFAILGLRSLYFALNGIMDYFYYLKYALAGILSFIGIKMCVNELCHTLDYNFHISNFVSLGIILSLLTISIVFSIIKKKKTVS
- a CDS encoding hypothetical protein (product_source=Hypo-rule applied; pfam=PF16702; superfamily=56849), producing the protein MKEEIIYSNYTIDFARVALEFCVFVEKVKESDKQTFVDNMTKVLPLLYLKVSIIPNITNNYESELNSKVDEVLYQQVLDNVGELLGEDDLYLETFHPDIKLSDSPVAVKISEDLADIYQDLGNFIAIFKNGHKETMNDSLILCIENFKKFWGQRLVNALRALHFIKYKTTIEE
- a CDS encoding ribonuclease D (product_source=COG0349; cath_funfam=3.30.420.10; cog=COG0349; pfam=PF01612; smart=SM00474; superfamily=53098): MERTITKEELNKFTIEEFNGTITEVDTINSAEKAIDYLYQFKCLGFDTETRPSFKKGKVNGVALIQLATENTCILFRLNKIGFIPGLEKLLSDPNITKVGLSLRDDFHTLRRTVNFEPQGFIDLQSIAKEYNIADTSLQKIYAILFNKKISKNQRLSNWEADVLTEPQKAYAALDAWACLKIYNELNSQNKEKKHENN
- a CDS encoding uncharacterized protein YecA (UPF0149 family) (product_source=COG3318; cath_funfam=2.30.30.290; cleavage_site_network=SignalP-noTM; cog=COG3318; pfam=PF14730) — protein: MKKKIMLLLLLAFPLFVSAQNYDEVPVKNGKIVFSEDILTALKTVEMKETVLSWLEETFLPNRGLVVNIDTVENRIICRVMERLEIEKRNWSQFVLNMRYTLVLEFKTNKCFVSVNNISYVEPAEMQSNPDNIGVYSAESVLIDKKYKEVSVEEPIKKIQKATIDNIEDLFFDIRELL
- a CDS encoding N-acetyl-beta-hexosaminidase (product_source=COG3525; cath_funfam=3.20.20.80,3.30.379.10; cleavage_site_network=SignalP-noTM; cog=COG3525; pfam=PF00728,PF02838; superfamily=50370,51445,55545) encodes the protein MKKIAFLFMCFILSLGYAEAQTMPSLSDGDNEYYYFIRYPQTNANGNYVITAANDEGTHLSSMVSYRTAIKNKQLWKFVDAGNGFFKIVNTDGRQIMFTPNVGPNSKGRFFAVANNTNDTKFKLEAYTGAAVTGGSNGVLRVYNGDTMYGHVNQDEATGEIVSHVNNGGKNNAIRFDAKGTEVDVETSVNVIPYPASLVLADNKTILVNSLKAITYPTGDDTTKTLLEGFAEQLNKTSGVNLEVKAADTSAQDNISFILDNAIDENGYALDVTEEGVTVKASQPVGFFYAVQTLKQLLPREFFGQALVASDDWKLPCLSITDKPNLDYRGYMLDEARYFFGKEEVKKILDIMSLYKLNRLHWHLTDDQGWRVEIPEYPLLTEVGSVRSGSLVSTGVTKFFDDTEYGEGLWYSLDDLREIVAYAKARHIEIIPEVDFPGHMVAAITAYPEFSCDPTKKYSVRLDNGISQDVLNVGDDKVIDFLKTVLGHIAEVFPYEYIHFGGDECPTTQWSTNADCLKRVKDENLTGVNQLQSWLVELLGKYVKEEYNKDIIVWDEVISSWKTDNEINPVIMAWTPNDKSGAAADKGFKTIYSSYTNLYFSKMQVTGDKADVNEPYQGGGTDYTVTVQSVYNANPFGALAGREEYCMGIQGNMWTETTSSIAQLEYQLLPRLLALAENGWLPTAQKNWGSFYERLQTHDEIFDALDFVYAKHYIDPEDLTASETALAEANSIIEASIRGGVGYPSVEIYDALVAAYDNLKANKDDDALLTALTSAMDNYKYAKINMPEAGKIYQIVSASTYYRQRYAGSAMYEKDNTISFHYTPQVEPEELWQFVPNGEGFVIKNHKSGKRVSLPTYNDKAVLDANNATVVRVDKAALQAGNYTYIPGTVTISELEGYSGTPMGYIKRMYADGSGLVKAIDDPKLCYPGTWYIIEVTDFRVQLEGLLRKSENIIVKTEVGLVGSPTQAALDFLETTLVTPLKSFLNGNALVSEDSYNEYLAIYNEYLSMPCTSVFDVLSEKNYYYIRSAYFTKYYAKANTETGDVEPARLAETDDHLRWNFKKNTDGTVYIYNKATEKATFVSSSAINQGVKINYANTGIAKWTVKQITTDLGGTGIVIMEPGCAYGWYTNPDSYSFTNVLLKPYDWGASIWVFEMLEDDEVITNIESVMVEENNDDTMYDVLGRPVKNPTKGFYIQKGKKVYLIGD
- a CDS encoding glycine dehydrogenase (product_source=KO:K00281; cath_funfam=3.40.640.10,3.90.1150.10; cog=COG1003; ko=KO:K00281; pfam=PF02347; superfamily=53383; tigrfam=TIGR00461) — encoded protein: MKRDEFVNRHIGISESEVKTMTDAIGVDSLETLVKETFPSDILLKEDLELPEAMNEREYGEHIAEVASKNEIFTSYIGMGWYDTCTPPAILRNVFENPVWYTSYTPYQAEISQGRLEALLNFQTMVSDLTGLPLANCSLLDEATAAAEAANMFYQSRSREQAKNGANVLFVDEKVFAPTLAVLNTRTQPQGIKMVIGNYKTYAFTGNEFAAIVQYPNADGSIEDYKEFAQKANANGVKLAVAADLLSLCILTPPGEWGADVVFGTSQRFGTPMYFGGPSAAYFATKDDYKRAIPGRIIGISKDAYGKKALRMALQTREQHIKREKATSNICTAQALLATMASFYAVYHGAQGLKDIAERVHSLAGFLSVKLTEMGYTQTNENFFDTLIIKLPSNANINTLRDTALDCKVNLRYIDDSTVGISVDETTMTEDIGVLLYIFSTAQNKEEVLSQDIPTKVYFDNKFLRTSTYLTHKVFNSYHTETELMRYIKRLEVKDISLTHSMISLGSCTMKLNAASEMLPLNDPHFTNIHPYAPADQTEGYKELIENLASYLGVITGLPGVSFQPNSGAAGEYAGLMTIREYLKANGKGNRNIVLIPGSAHGTNPASAIQAGFTTVTVKFDENGNTDLDDLKAKAEQYKDDLAAFMITYPSTHGIFETTIAEMCEVIHSYGAQVYMDGANMNAQVGLTNPGYIGADVCHLNLHKTFASPHGGGGPGEGPICVAKHLIPYLPSHPIKDDSCLNTVSAAPYGSAGILAITYGYIRMMGAAGLKKATTYAILNANYLAAKLDEAYGIVYRGAQSRVGHELILECRNMKAYAGIDETDIAKRLIDFGFHAPTLSFPVHGTLMIEPTESESLAELDRFVETMLTIRAEIEDVAKGVADKDDNVLKNAPHPQYEICNDEWKHSYSREKAAFPLEWIKENKFWINVARLDNAYGDRNLISVQCDC